Proteins from a genomic interval of Procambarus clarkii isolate CNS0578487 chromosome 45, FALCON_Pclarkii_2.0, whole genome shotgun sequence:
- the LOC123769873 gene encoding testis-expressed protein 264 isoform X1 has product METETALLWGFLILIVLAVATVIGLLVHSGLFIPVEVKACKPDIGEVHIAYKFARGPYKESGALFTQVHTLLPEYRTIGVYYDDPKMRQSHKLRYIVGVILSENGSNVVPEHRELLEEHGYQFATFPAIDHAVQTTFPFTSTISIIVAIMKVYPALREYVEMRSLCARPFLEVYDNEKSEIIFIGPLARQDDFYVPEVQQEEDDDHRDEYDDDRTENSSRSWDESASFVRGGELNDSECSESVGDDSSSYPPPPSEVHTDPSTFPSHSVPSQPEEPAESPSAVATDAADALEAAADADSGSLGGEESDANTGSSFEEIDEREAPVIPEVSGTAERREASLKKDEDEGER; this is encoded by the exons ATGGAGACTGAGACGGCTCTGCTCTGGGGGTTTCTAATACTGATTGTACTTGCCGTTGCAACAGTTATTGGTCTCCTTGTCCATTCTGGACTCTTCATCCCTGTTGAAGTGAAAGCTTGCAA ACCTGACATTGGTGAGGTCCATATTGCCTACAAATTTGCCCGTGGTCCATACAAAGAATCAGGAGCATTATTCACCCAAGTTCATACACTTCTACCTGAGTATCGTACCATTGGAGTTTACTATGACGACCCCAAGATG AGGCAGTCACACAAGCTACGCTACATTGTGGGTGTCATCCTCTCGGAAAATGGCAGCAATGTGGTACCTGAGCATCGTGAGCTATTGGAAGAGCATGGTTACCAGTTTGCTACATTCCCAGCCATTGATCATGCAGTCCAAACAACCTTCCCATTCACCAGTACCATTTCCATCATTGTGGCCATCATGAAAGTGTATCCTGCTCTCCGTGAATACGTTG AAATGCGTAGTTTATGTGCTCGTCCATTCCTAGAGGTATATGACAATGAGAAGTCAGAGATCATCTTCATTGGCCCCCTTGCTCGCCAAGATGACTTCTATGTGCCTGAGGTGCAGCAGGAGGAAGATGATGATCATCGG GATGAATATGACGACGACCGCACAGAAAATTCCAGCCGTTCCTGGGACGAGTCGGCCTCCTTTGTCAGAG GTGGCGAACTGAATGATTCTGAGTGTTCAGAAAGTGTGGGTGATGATAGCTCCAGTTACCCTCCACCCCCATCAGAAGTCCATACTGACCCATCCACATTCCCTTCACATTCTGTCCCCTCGCAGCCAG AGGAGCCTGCTGAGAGCCCTTCTGCTGTAGCTACTGATGCTGCTGATGCACTTGAAGCTGCTGCTGATGCAGACTCAGGGTCTCTTGGTGGAGAAGAGAGTGATGCCAATACTGGTTCATCATTTGAGGAAATTGATGAGAGAGAGGCACCAGTCATCCCAGAAGTAAGCGGCACAGCTGAAAGGCGAGAAGCCAGTTTGAAGAAAGATGAAGATGAAGGGGAGCGATAG
- the LOC123769873 gene encoding testis-expressed protein 264 isoform X2: METETALLWGFLILIVLAVATVIGLLVHSGLFIPVEVKACKPDIGEVHIAYKFARGPYKESGALFTQVHTLLPEYRTIGVYYDDPKMRQSHKLRYIVGVILSENGSNVVPEHRELLEEHGYQFATFPAIDHAVQTTFPFTSTISIIVAIMKVYPALREYVEMRSLCARPFLEVYDNEKSEIIFIGPLARQDDFYVPEVQQEEDDDHRDEYDDDRTENSSRSWDESASFVREEPAESPSAVATDAADALEAAADADSGSLGGEESDANTGSSFEEIDEREAPVIPEVSGTAERREASLKKDEDEGER, encoded by the exons ATGGAGACTGAGACGGCTCTGCTCTGGGGGTTTCTAATACTGATTGTACTTGCCGTTGCAACAGTTATTGGTCTCCTTGTCCATTCTGGACTCTTCATCCCTGTTGAAGTGAAAGCTTGCAA ACCTGACATTGGTGAGGTCCATATTGCCTACAAATTTGCCCGTGGTCCATACAAAGAATCAGGAGCATTATTCACCCAAGTTCATACACTTCTACCTGAGTATCGTACCATTGGAGTTTACTATGACGACCCCAAGATG AGGCAGTCACACAAGCTACGCTACATTGTGGGTGTCATCCTCTCGGAAAATGGCAGCAATGTGGTACCTGAGCATCGTGAGCTATTGGAAGAGCATGGTTACCAGTTTGCTACATTCCCAGCCATTGATCATGCAGTCCAAACAACCTTCCCATTCACCAGTACCATTTCCATCATTGTGGCCATCATGAAAGTGTATCCTGCTCTCCGTGAATACGTTG AAATGCGTAGTTTATGTGCTCGTCCATTCCTAGAGGTATATGACAATGAGAAGTCAGAGATCATCTTCATTGGCCCCCTTGCTCGCCAAGATGACTTCTATGTGCCTGAGGTGCAGCAGGAGGAAGATGATGATCATCGG GATGAATATGACGACGACCGCACAGAAAATTCCAGCCGTTCCTGGGACGAGTCGGCCTCCTTTGTCAGAG AGGAGCCTGCTGAGAGCCCTTCTGCTGTAGCTACTGATGCTGCTGATGCACTTGAAGCTGCTGCTGATGCAGACTCAGGGTCTCTTGGTGGAGAAGAGAGTGATGCCAATACTGGTTCATCATTTGAGGAAATTGATGAGAGAGAGGCACCAGTCATCCCAGAAGTAAGCGGCACAGCTGAAAGGCGAGAAGCCAGTTTGAAGAAAGATGAAGATGAAGGGGAGCGATAG